The window AATCCCCTCGCCTCCGCTGGCCATCAGCTGGAGATACTGGCCAAGACGGCCTCGTGCCCGCCGTTCGAGCAGAAGATGACCGACGCCAGACTCCATCCCCTTGACGCCACCGGCATCACCGTCTTTCAAATTAACGTCGGTAAGCTCTGCAACCAAACCTGCCGCCACTGCCACGTAGACGCGGGCCCGGACCGGCAGGAATCCATGTCGCGCGAAACCGCTGAGCTCTGCTTGCGCGCGCTGGCGCGCACGGATATTCCGACATTGGACATCACCGGCGGCGCGCCGGAGCTCAACCCGAATTTCCGCTGGCTGGTTGAGGAGGCAACAAAATTAGCCCGACACGTGATAGACCGCTGTAACTTGAGCATCCTGCTCGTGCCCTCACAAGCGGATCTGGCCGGGTTTTTGGCGCGGCATCGGGTCGAGATTGTTGCCTCGCTCCCCTATTTCCAGGCGTCCCAGACGAACGCGCAGCGCGGCGAAGGCATATTCGAGAAATCCATTGACGCACTGAAGCGATTGAACGACCTCGGGTATGGCC of the Nitrospira sp. genome contains:
- a CDS encoding radical SAM/Cys-rich domain protein produces the protein MPPSLLARQNPLASAGHQLEILAKTASCPPFEQKMTDARLHPLDATGITVFQINVGKLCNQTCRHCHVDAGPDRQESMSRETAELCLRALARTDIPTLDITGGAPELNPNFRWLVEEATKLARHVIDRCNLSILLVPSQADLAGFLARHRVEIVASLPYFQASQTNAQRGEGIFEKSIDALKRLNDLGYGREGSGLTLNLVHNPVGAFLPPKQEAIEVQFKRELKRRYGIAFNRLYTITNMPISRFLEFLIESGNYEGYMERLANAFNPAAAASVMCRYTVSVGWDGTLYDCDFNQMLELPVAHGVPQHIRDFDPTRLHTRRIATANHCYGCTAGAGSSCGGTTI